In Spirochaeta thermophila DSM 6578, the following proteins share a genomic window:
- a CDS encoding tetratricopeptide repeat protein, producing the protein MQEQTHDPLRHIVFISLPEDLDFSIEDFTIDPHIPLPVEPPPGKDAFSLEELSWEMILSGILKVLAYEPGDPHAAYYRRFAKAVRPSLTEELSETGVFKAKQGEYDLAEEIFLALIGLEPENPAHLLNLAVVYEERAKNYEKLGQEERAEEYRKNAAFTYNRLFLMEEGVPPAAYLNAGFFYAEQHDYATALTYLKRFLDHPEAPPSRKGKVRALVEEIEKHHLYDELFQQAYEAIKGGREEEGIDLIRQFLEVYPEVWNAWFLLGWALRRKERYGEALEAFSRAESLHPDDADTLNELAICLIEEGRIEEAEEALNRALRKAPENTKIISNLAIVALKQHRVEEARRLFQVVLEFAPDDPLALQYLKMLEDEV; encoded by the coding sequence ATGCAGGAACAGACACACGATCCCCTACGACATATCGTCTTCATATCACTCCCCGAAGATCTCGACTTCTCCATCGAGGATTTCACCATCGACCCTCATATCCCCCTCCCCGTGGAACCCCCCCCGGGAAAGGATGCCTTTTCCCTGGAGGAGCTCTCCTGGGAGATGATCCTCTCCGGCATACTCAAGGTGCTCGCCTACGAACCAGGGGACCCACATGCTGCATACTATCGCCGCTTCGCGAAGGCGGTGCGCCCTTCTCTCACGGAAGAGCTTTCCGAGACAGGAGTCTTCAAGGCGAAGCAGGGGGAGTACGACCTCGCCGAGGAGATCTTCCTCGCGTTGATCGGACTAGAGCCTGAGAACCCCGCTCACCTCCTGAACCTCGCCGTGGTCTACGAGGAGCGGGCGAAGAACTACGAAAAACTGGGGCAGGAAGAACGGGCCGAGGAATACCGAAAGAACGCCGCCTTCACCTACAACCGTCTCTTCCTCATGGAAGAAGGGGTTCCCCCCGCCGCGTATCTCAACGCCGGATTCTTCTATGCTGAGCAGCACGACTATGCCACCGCCCTCACCTACCTCAAACGGTTCCTCGATCATCCCGAAGCGCCCCCCTCCAGGAAAGGAAAAGTACGAGCACTGGTCGAGGAGATCGAGAAGCACCACCTCTACGACGAACTCTTCCAGCAGGCGTACGAGGCTATCAAAGGAGGCAGGGAGGAAGAGGGGATCGATCTCATCCGCCAGTTTCTGGAAGTCTACCCCGAGGTCTGGAATGCATGGTTCCTTCTGGGCTGGGCGCTCAGGAGGAAGGAACGCTACGGGGAGGCCCTCGAGGCCTTCAGCCGGGCGGAGTCCCTCCATCCCGATGATGCCGACACGCTCAACGAGCTCGCCATATGTCTCATCGAAGAAGGGAGAATCGAAGAGGCAGAGGAGGCCCTCAACCGAGCCCTCCGTAAAGCCCCGGAGAACACGAAGATCATCTCCAACCTCGCCATCGTGGCACTCAAACAACACCGGGTGGAGGAGGCGAGAAGGCTCTTCCAGGTGGTCCTCGAGTTCGCTCCCGACGACCCTCTCGCACTTCAATACCTGAAGATGCTCGAAGACGAGGTGTGA
- a CDS encoding flagellin, translated as MIINHNLSAMFAQRQHGIVDLDLSKNMEKLSSGLRITRAADDAAGLAISEKMRSQIRGLKQASRNAQDGISFIQTAEGFLQNTQDILQRLRELAVQAANGIYSEEDRMQIQVEVSQLVDEIDRIASHAQFNGMNLLTGRFAREEGENVVTASIWFHIGANMDQRERVYIGTMTAAALQMKNADNTPISLADPESANRAIGVIDLALKKVNKQRADLGAYQTRLEHAMKGLDIGAENLQAAESRIRDLNMAAEMVDYTKNQILLQASTAMLAQANTKTQSVLQLFG; from the coding sequence ATGATTATCAACCACAACCTCAGCGCCATGTTCGCTCAGAGGCAACACGGGATCGTCGATCTCGACCTGAGCAAGAACATGGAGAAACTCTCCTCCGGCCTCAGGATCACCCGTGCGGCCGACGATGCAGCGGGACTGGCCATCTCCGAAAAGATGCGTTCCCAGATAAGGGGCCTCAAGCAGGCCTCCCGGAACGCCCAGGATGGTATCTCCTTCATCCAGACCGCCGAAGGATTCCTCCAGAACACGCAGGACATCCTGCAGCGTCTGAGGGAACTCGCGGTCCAGGCGGCCAACGGGATCTACAGCGAAGAGGACAGGATGCAGATCCAGGTGGAGGTCTCCCAGCTCGTGGACGAGATCGACAGGATTGCATCCCACGCCCAGTTCAACGGGATGAACCTGCTCACCGGGCGCTTCGCTCGGGAGGAAGGGGAGAATGTGGTCACGGCCAGCATCTGGTTCCACATCGGCGCCAACATGGATCAGAGGGAACGGGTGTATATCGGTACCATGACCGCGGCGGCTCTCCAGATGAAGAACGCCGATAACACCCCGATCTCTCTCGCCGATCCCGAGAGCGCCAACCGCGCCATCGGCGTCATCGATCTCGCCCTCAAGAAGGTGAACAAGCAGCGGGCGGATCTCGGCGCCTACCAGACGAGGCTCGAACATGCGATGAAGGGACTCGACATCGGTGCGGAAAATCTCCAGGCCGCCGAATCGCGCATCCGGGACCTCAACATGGCAGCCGAGATGGTGGATTACACCAAGAACCAGATCCTGCTCCAGGCCTCCACCGCCATGCTCGCGCAGGCCAACACCAAGACACAATCGGTGTTGCAACTTTTCGGATGA
- a CDS encoding flagellin: protein MIINHNMSALYANRTLAERDTAITKNIEKLSSGLRITRAADDAAGLAISEKMRSQIRGLNQAARNIQDAVSFIQTSEGYLQETQDILHRLRELSVQAANGIYSDEDRLQIQVEVSQLVDEINRIASHAQFNGMNLLTGGFAPNGPRSLTIQVGANMDQQERIYIGTMTAEALLGGQNAGAGALVSISTPEDANRTIGQVDTALRIVSKQRADLGAYQNRFEMAWKGVSVAAENIQAAESRIRDVDMASEMVEYVKNQILTQANTAMLAQANMKTQSVLQLLG, encoded by the coding sequence ATGATCATAAACCACAACATGAGCGCCCTGTACGCGAACAGGACGCTCGCCGAACGGGACACGGCGATCACCAAGAACATCGAGAAGCTGTCCTCCGGTCTCAGGATCACCAGGGCAGCCGACGATGCAGCGGGGCTCGCCATCTCCGAGAAGATGCGTTCCCAGATCCGCGGTCTCAACCAGGCGGCCCGGAACATCCAGGACGCAGTCTCCTTCATCCAGACCTCCGAGGGATACCTCCAGGAGACCCAGGACATCCTCCACAGGCTCAGGGAACTCTCGGTCCAGGCCGCGAACGGGATCTACAGCGACGAGGACCGGCTACAAATCCAGGTTGAGGTGTCCCAGCTGGTGGACGAGATCAACAGGATCGCATCCCACGCCCAGTTCAACGGGATGAACCTGCTCACCGGTGGATTCGCGCCCAACGGTCCCAGGAGCCTCACCATCCAGGTGGGTGCCAACATGGATCAGCAGGAGCGGATCTACATAGGAACCATGACCGCAGAAGCCCTTCTCGGCGGTCAGAACGCGGGTGCAGGAGCCCTCGTCTCCATCTCGACTCCCGAGGACGCGAACAGGACCATCGGTCAGGTCGATACCGCCCTGAGGATCGTCTCCAAACAGAGAGCGGACCTCGGTGCGTATCAGAACAGGTTCGAGATGGCCTGGAAGGGCGTCTCCGTTGCAGCGGAGAACATCCAGGCGGCCGAGTCCCGGATCCGCGATGTGGACATGGCCTCGGAGATGGTGGAGTACGTGAAAAACCAGATCCTTACCCAGGCCAACACGGCGATGCTCGCTCAGGCCAACATGAAGACTCAGTCTGTGCTCCAGTTGCTGGGGTAA
- a CDS encoding flagellar protein FlaG, with amino-acid sequence MRIDGVWGGNQQQQDYDTHRQANDIRTAHETSGTARQTPRKETLSPPTRLPSLFNRRLKYMIDPEVHQVIVKVIDRETEKVIKELPPEALQRLHRRIREAVALLVDEQV; translated from the coding sequence ATGAGGATCGACGGAGTATGGGGGGGGAACCAGCAACAGCAGGACTATGATACACATCGACAGGCAAACGATATACGCACAGCCCACGAGACATCCGGCACGGCGAGGCAAACACCCAGGAAGGAGACACTCAGTCCCCCGACACGACTCCCTTCTCTTTTCAATAGACGCCTCAAGTACATGATAGATCCAGAAGTGCATCAGGTAATCGTAAAGGTGATCGACAGGGAAACCGAAAAGGTGATAAAGGAGCTCCCGCCAGAAGCATTGCAGCGTCTTCATAGACGCATACGAGAGGCAGTGGCTCTTCTGGTAGACGAGCAGGTATAG
- the fliD gene encoding flagellar filament capping protein FliD produces the protein MSDISIPGVTSKYNTEELVGKLVEAKKVPLTRMEDTLASYKKQQEAWQEIATLTSKVRESAKRLYGFENPFQEKVAESSDERVLTASTTREALEGTHRIKVTRLATADRFLSDPLSEDYTVPEGTYTFRIGEEEVGFSFSGGTIEDFIARLNRRGEGVLKASIVRQSPTQQVLLIESLKTGKDAALAFEGAARELAVELGLIEPVPVTSFEARFDEAHIAAWETPLEESGHRIVDSTLVLPPGSSLQIPVSPPVKVTPQMVLEVTLDVKELEEPPQPTPPPGPSLPGTEGVTLDGISVEGAPSEVPLPQWTPPPTPARVDDDQVLFAMKNGRTVPLTPLDRGPFPKTITIPLSSLVDGLDAIALRNRNTHKEITISSLRVYDPSVRADFIPKHPVSQAQDAEFLLDGIPLTRPTNDIEDAIPGTTLHLHDTSDRTVNLSIRPDKETIKDTIISFVGQYNRLMAYLNIYTQGDEQVISEIGYFTDEEREGAKEKLGIFRGDMTLTQLRNKLQTIMMNPYETRDPSVRLLAQIGVSTNATRGGPFDRTKLRGYLEIDENVLDAALEKDILVIKDLFGRDTDGDLVVDTGAAFLTEETLKQYGSTGGVYDIRLNTLKTKINATNKEIEDYKEYLQDYEVELRRKYGMMEGMLETLEKNSQEIENFSRSLSNQNR, from the coding sequence ATGTCCGACATCTCAATTCCCGGTGTCACGAGTAAATACAACACGGAAGAACTCGTCGGCAAGCTCGTCGAGGCGAAAAAGGTTCCCCTCACTCGAATGGAGGACACCCTCGCCTCTTACAAGAAACAGCAGGAAGCCTGGCAGGAAATAGCCACCCTCACCTCCAAGGTGAGGGAAAGTGCAAAGCGCCTCTACGGATTCGAGAATCCCTTCCAGGAAAAGGTTGCAGAGAGTTCCGACGAGCGAGTGCTCACCGCATCCACCACCAGAGAGGCCCTGGAGGGGACGCACAGGATCAAGGTCACCCGTCTCGCTACAGCGGACCGCTTCCTCTCCGATCCCCTATCCGAGGATTACACCGTACCGGAGGGAACCTATACCTTCCGCATAGGGGAAGAAGAGGTCGGCTTCTCGTTTTCCGGCGGCACCATCGAGGACTTCATCGCCCGTCTCAACCGGCGGGGGGAAGGAGTGCTCAAGGCGAGCATCGTACGACAGTCCCCCACCCAGCAAGTCCTCCTCATCGAATCGCTCAAGACAGGCAAGGACGCCGCCCTCGCCTTCGAAGGCGCAGCGAGGGAACTCGCCGTGGAGCTCGGCCTCATCGAGCCCGTGCCCGTCACCTCCTTCGAGGCTCGATTCGATGAGGCCCATATCGCCGCGTGGGAGACCCCCCTGGAAGAATCCGGCCACAGGATCGTGGACTCCACCCTCGTCCTCCCTCCGGGGAGTTCGCTTCAGATTCCTGTCTCTCCTCCCGTCAAGGTGACCCCTCAGATGGTCCTGGAGGTGACGTTGGATGTGAAGGAACTCGAGGAACCACCTCAACCCACCCCCCCTCCCGGCCCTTCCCTTCCCGGCACGGAAGGGGTGACACTGGATGGTATCTCGGTGGAGGGAGCTCCTTCGGAGGTACCCCTCCCCCAATGGACTCCACCTCCGACCCCTGCCCGCGTAGACGACGATCAGGTACTCTTTGCCATGAAGAACGGGAGGACGGTGCCCCTCACTCCTCTCGACCGGGGACCGTTTCCCAAGACGATCACCATTCCTCTCTCGTCCCTTGTGGACGGTCTGGACGCGATCGCATTGCGGAACAGGAACACCCACAAAGAGATCACGATCTCATCCCTCCGCGTCTACGATCCGTCGGTGCGGGCGGATTTCATCCCGAAACATCCCGTGAGCCAGGCCCAAGACGCCGAGTTCCTCCTCGACGGTATTCCCCTCACCCGACCCACAAACGACATCGAGGACGCGATCCCCGGGACGACCCTCCATCTTCACGACACGAGTGATCGCACGGTGAACCTCTCCATCCGCCCCGACAAGGAGACCATCAAGGACACCATCATCTCGTTCGTCGGACAGTACAACAGGCTCATGGCCTATCTCAACATATACACCCAGGGTGACGAACAGGTGATCTCCGAGATAGGGTATTTCACCGACGAAGAGCGGGAAGGAGCGAAGGAGAAGCTGGGGATCTTCCGCGGCGACATGACGCTCACTCAGCTCAGGAACAAGCTCCAGACCATCATGATGAACCCGTATGAGACGAGGGATCCCTCCGTCCGGCTCCTCGCCCAGATAGGAGTCTCAACCAATGCCACGAGGGGAGGCCCATTCGACCGTACCAAGCTGCGAGGCTACCTCGAGATCGACGAAAACGTCCTGGATGCCGCCCTGGAGAAGGACATCCTCGTGATCAAGGATCTCTTCGGGAGGGACACCGACGGGGACCTCGTGGTCGATACAGGAGCTGCCTTCCTCACGGAGGAGACCCTGAAGCAGTACGGGAGCACGGGGGGGGTGTACGACATACGTCTCAACACCTTGAAGACGAAGATAAACGCCACCAACAAAGAGATCGAAGACTACAAGGAATACCTTCAGGACTACGAGGTGGAACTCCGAAGAAAGTATGGTATGATGGAGGGGATGCTGGAGACGCTCGAAAAGAATTCCCAGGAGATCGAAAACTTCTCCCGATCCCTTTCGAATCAGAACAGATAG
- a CDS encoding PilZ domain-containing protein, translating into MPLLRYEFQFFTETDPTTNLIMILVLIGAVLLTVVVGKLTSQRSGGGARSLSGLGTFSFRRSAKKIGLTRHYIRLLEGLVKKYRVPNPERVLHNSPVLDNILRREMAEIEESRLPDAEKDLRKHHLFLIKQVIEANSPRRGTLGSTRQLKPGEEVKLYLPHNRRLYLSEVAENTPTYLGIRAPLDEQGRLVKLPPGSRVHLSFVRYGTQLFSAPATIRHVSTRSSIPILYIDHLSRVPQVMKRRHKRIDFNAPTYFYKVQIVEGTGRRREAVVNTGQRYNGTIIDLSAGGCGVRTYYPLPPGSLLRLDFRTDLGEPISAYGKVRGVTTERGKGTIMHVMFTSMSRHQLNELREIIYDMRPGLSPSPSRY; encoded by the coding sequence ATGCCGCTCCTTCGCTACGAATTCCAGTTCTTCACCGAGACCGACCCCACCACGAATCTCATCATGATCCTCGTCCTCATCGGTGCCGTACTCCTCACCGTGGTGGTGGGAAAGCTCACCTCTCAACGGAGCGGAGGGGGGGCGAGAAGCCTCTCGGGCCTCGGCACTTTCTCCTTCCGGCGGTCGGCCAAGAAGATCGGTCTCACCCGACACTATATCCGTCTCCTCGAGGGACTGGTGAAGAAGTACCGCGTACCCAATCCCGAACGCGTACTCCACAACAGCCCTGTCCTCGACAATATTCTCAGACGCGAGATGGCCGAGATAGAGGAATCGAGACTCCCCGATGCTGAGAAGGACCTCAGGAAGCACCACCTGTTTCTCATCAAACAGGTGATCGAGGCCAATAGTCCCAGGAGGGGGACCCTCGGATCGACCAGACAGCTGAAACCCGGGGAAGAGGTCAAGCTCTACCTCCCTCACAACCGGAGACTCTATCTCTCCGAGGTGGCAGAAAACACCCCCACCTATCTGGGGATACGAGCTCCTCTCGACGAACAGGGAAGGCTCGTGAAACTCCCGCCAGGCAGCCGGGTCCACCTCAGCTTCGTACGCTACGGCACCCAGCTGTTTTCCGCCCCTGCCACCATCCGCCACGTGAGCACCCGCTCCTCCATCCCGATCCTCTATATCGACCACCTCTCCCGGGTACCACAGGTGATGAAACGACGCCACAAGAGGATCGACTTCAACGCGCCCACCTACTTCTACAAGGTCCAGATCGTGGAAGGAACGGGCCGGAGACGGGAGGCGGTCGTCAATACCGGGCAGCGATACAATGGCACCATCATTGACCTCTCGGCTGGCGGCTGCGGAGTGAGGACCTATTATCCCCTCCCCCCCGGCTCCCTCCTCAGACTCGACTTCAGGACCGACCTGGGGGAACCCATCTCCGCGTACGGGAAAGTGCGGGGAGTCACCACCGAGAGGGGGAAGGGGACGATCATGCATGTGATGTTCACCAGCATGTCACGTCACCAGCTGAACGAACTCCGGGAGATCATCTACGACATGCGTCCCGGTCTCAGCCCCTCTCCTTCCAGATATTGA
- the tsaE gene encoding tRNA (adenosine(37)-N6)-threonylcarbamoyltransferase complex ATPase subunit type 1 TsaE — MKEYLSHGPEETEAVGREIASRITAPVVVALYAPLGGGKTTLTRGLARGWGYDGLVTSPSYTLATVYEAEVPIYHIDAYRLASEEDLIYLGLEDILYGDGIAVIEWAEKVKALLPERHVSITIEVVDASRRKITVQEEGR, encoded by the coding sequence CTGAAAGAATACCTCTCACACGGCCCCGAGGAGACCGAAGCGGTGGGTCGGGAGATCGCCTCACGCATCACCGCTCCGGTCGTGGTGGCGCTCTATGCGCCCCTGGGAGGAGGCAAGACGACACTCACGAGAGGTCTGGCCCGTGGGTGGGGATACGACGGGCTCGTGACAAGCCCGAGCTATACCCTAGCCACGGTCTACGAGGCTGAGGTTCCCATCTATCACATCGATGCATACAGGCTCGCCTCCGAGGAGGATCTCATCTATCTGGGCCTGGAAGATATCCTCTACGGGGATGGTATCGCCGTGATCGAGTGGGCCGAGAAGGTGAAGGCCCTTCTCCCCGAACGACACGTCTCGATCACCATAGAGGTTGTGGACGCATCCAGAAGAAAGATCACCGTGCAGGAAGAAGGGCGATGA
- the tsaB gene encoding tRNA (adenosine(37)-N6)-threonylcarbamoyltransferase complex dimerization subunit type 1 TsaB, with protein MNILCIDTSTELLSVVASSGRDHISLHVDRGLVHAEQLLLTIHRVCTLLHTSLSRMDLLACCAGPGSFTGLRIGLATIKGLSVSLGIPFVLVPTLDAYALSYRGEEYPVLPVIDGRKQRYYTALYLKGERRTEYLDLTLGELSELTAPYKRVSFVGPHAERCKDTWFPDDQKVQVVPRFREALGREVLALARSIYEQQGAAPTSAQPLYLRLSEAEIGITRRAD; from the coding sequence ATGAACATCCTCTGCATAGATACCTCCACGGAACTCCTCTCGGTCGTGGCATCCTCAGGAAGAGACCACATCTCCCTCCACGTGGATCGGGGATTGGTGCATGCCGAACAGTTGCTCCTCACCATCCACAGGGTGTGCACACTTCTCCACACGTCGCTGAGCAGGATGGATCTCCTCGCCTGCTGTGCAGGACCCGGCTCGTTCACCGGACTGCGCATCGGCCTCGCCACCATCAAGGGCCTCTCCGTAAGCCTCGGGATCCCCTTCGTACTCGTCCCCACCCTCGACGCCTACGCGCTCTCCTACCGGGGCGAGGAGTATCCAGTACTACCGGTGATCGATGGTAGGAAACAGCGGTACTACACTGCCCTCTACCTGAAAGGTGAGCGCAGGACGGAGTACCTCGACCTCACCCTCGGGGAACTCTCCGAACTCACCGCCCCTTACAAAAGGGTATCCTTCGTCGGACCTCATGCAGAGAGATGCAAGGACACCTGGTTCCCGGATGACCAGAAGGTACAGGTGGTGCCCCGGTTCAGGGAAGCGCTGGGCCGAGAAGTGCTCGCCCTCGCCCGATCGATCTATGAGCAGCAGGGAGCGGCACCCACGTCTGCACAACCCCTCTATCTCCGTCTCAGCGAGGCGGAGATAGGAATCACACGAAGAGCAGATTAA
- the csrA gene encoding carbon storage regulator CsrA: MLVLSRKKNESIIIGDNIEVRVVDIRGDQVKIGISAPPQIKIYREEVYRAIQEENRSALSVSREIPSLDDLLGDDVP; the protein is encoded by the coding sequence ATGCTGGTCTTGAGCAGGAAGAAGAACGAGAGCATCATCATCGGAGACAATATAGAGGTCCGCGTGGTGGATATACGCGGAGACCAGGTGAAGATCGGTATCTCCGCCCCGCCTCAGATCAAGATCTATCGGGAAGAGGTATATCGTGCCATCCAGGAGGAGAACCGTTCGGCGCTGAGCGTCTCCAGGGAGATCCCTTCCCTCGATGATCTTCTGGGTGACGATGTTCCTTAA
- the fliW gene encoding flagellar assembly protein FliW translates to MGTVTINTRPYGPLTVDERQILTFVNGLFGFEHLTRYALLDSHQPPFYWLQSLEDPQVAFVVIDPRVFRPDYDPAPLPSDLQALELERQEDLLIFAIVTIPENQREMTANLQGPLLVNRKTRRAAQVISTDDRWHVKHRILEELAALRKR, encoded by the coding sequence ATGGGGACAGTGACGATTAACACGCGCCCATATGGGCCACTGACCGTTGACGAACGACAGATCCTCACCTTTGTGAACGGGCTCTTCGGGTTCGAGCACCTCACCAGGTACGCCCTTCTCGACTCGCATCAGCCTCCTTTCTACTGGCTTCAGTCTCTCGAGGACCCCCAGGTGGCGTTCGTGGTGATAGATCCTCGCGTCTTCAGACCCGATTACGATCCTGCACCTCTCCCTTCCGATCTCCAGGCGCTTGAGCTGGAACGGCAAGAGGATCTCCTGATCTTCGCGATCGTCACGATCCCCGAGAACCAGAGGGAGATGACGGCCAACCTGCAAGGCCCCCTGCTCGTCAACAGGAAGACGCGTCGGGCCGCTCAGGTGATCAGTACCGACGACAGGTGGCATGTCAAACACAGGATCCTGGAAGAGCTTGCGGCCCTGAGGAAGAGATAA
- a CDS encoding flagellar hook-associated protein 3 — MNRISTNMPNDDMVYHLQKRERALYRVQNRMSSQTRIQDLRDDPVGAAHAVRYDSFLTRLKRYGENIEYVQDYYNVVEGHLKEGVEILQRIRELTVQAAHGTYTPEDLKAMGKEVDELLEQLVQIANARGPEGRFLFGGARTRGEPFRVVRGNVPGADDLLITGVEYIGDITEKQTEIAEGAFITTGFSGNFVFGAQQQQVYATVDALDYRVGEAGYFSIDGVRIDVTEGDTLYSIVQKINDSAAPVRARIDPVNHSLILETTVPHQLWMEDGEGTVLQDLGIIAPPDVQRPPGNIAASAVHGGGSLFDVVMRVRDAMMVGDQDALGGRGLGMVDEALSALVGKMGEIGARGTRLTFAYAHNQEEIPDVTELYAKRVDLDVSEAIIELKRLEFTHKAALSTAARILPPTLLDFLR; from the coding sequence ATGAACCGGATCAGTACCAACATGCCCAATGACGACATGGTCTACCACCTCCAGAAGCGGGAACGGGCCCTCTACAGGGTACAGAACCGTATGTCCTCCCAGACGAGGATCCAGGACCTGAGGGACGACCCTGTGGGGGCGGCCCATGCGGTGCGTTATGACTCCTTTCTCACGCGCCTCAAACGTTATGGAGAGAATATAGAGTACGTGCAGGACTACTACAATGTGGTGGAAGGCCATCTCAAGGAAGGGGTGGAGATACTCCAGCGGATCAGGGAGCTCACGGTACAGGCGGCACACGGGACCTACACCCCCGAGGACCTCAAGGCCATGGGGAAGGAGGTCGATGAACTTCTCGAGCAACTCGTCCAGATCGCGAACGCACGTGGCCCCGAGGGGCGGTTCCTCTTCGGAGGGGCGCGTACGAGAGGGGAGCCGTTCCGGGTGGTACGCGGGAACGTCCCCGGGGCCGACGATCTCCTCATCACGGGTGTCGAATACATCGGGGACATCACGGAGAAACAGACGGAGATCGCGGAGGGGGCCTTCATCACCACCGGTTTCTCGGGGAACTTCGTATTCGGAGCCCAGCAACAGCAGGTGTATGCCACCGTCGATGCGCTTGACTACAGGGTGGGAGAGGCCGGATATTTTTCTATAGATGGAGTGCGTATCGACGTGACGGAAGGGGATACCCTCTATTCCATCGTGCAGAAGATAAACGATTCAGCCGCTCCCGTGAGGGCGAGGATAGATCCGGTGAACCACTCTCTCATCCTGGAGACGACGGTACCTCACCAGTTGTGGATGGAAGACGGGGAGGGAACCGTGCTCCAGGACCTCGGGATCATCGCTCCTCCGGATGTGCAGCGTCCGCCCGGCAACATCGCGGCCTCCGCTGTCCACGGAGGTGGTTCTCTCTTCGACGTGGTGATGCGTGTGAGGGATGCCATGATGGTGGGTGATCAAGACGCCTTGGGAGGAAGAGGGCTCGGTATGGTCGATGAGGCCCTCTCCGCCCTCGTGGGGAAGATGGGAGAGATAGGCGCGCGGGGGACGAGGCTCACATTCGCCTATGCTCACAATCAGGAGGAGATCCCGGATGTGACGGAACTCTATGCGAAGCGGGTGGATCTCGATGTGTCCGAGGCCATCATCGAGCTCAAACGACTGGAATTCACGCACAAGGCGGCCCTCTCGACGGCTGCGCGTATTCTACCACCTACACTTCTCGATTTTCTGAGGTGA